Proteins encoded within one genomic window of Anopheles gambiae chromosome 3, idAnoGambNW_F1_1, whole genome shotgun sequence:
- the LOC1278915 gene encoding membrane-associated guanylate kinase, WW and PDZ domain-containing protein 1 has translation MSQSAGGTSNNSSSNSMGVKSDSSAGPAEHALSGGVGNDNHGNSAAGNVNSLERRQSNNNGGGPPNGGLPPLPPPANGGTGNNGSNSMPPPHPSQHQHHQHNNHHHHHHLQMQQQQQSNDGSISIATGDSETGSFYDQKTDLSSHHHHHHLDDEDGLGPLPPKWEKAFTDSGEVYFIDHNTGTSHWLDPRLSKFQKKSLEDCQDDELPYGWEKICDPHYGTYYIDHVNRKTQYENPVLQAKRMQERGGAGGGGSSSTMLHHDGGNGGGPGGSGPHDTGGSGQLGANGAGSAGGGPGRVNHFTKNPGQLRGERLMTTLVKSIRGLGFTIVGGDDNVEEFLQIKSIVPNGPAWMDGQLKMGDVLVYVNDICVLGFTHHEMVNIFQSILPGEEVHLDVCRGYPLPFDPNDPNTEVVTTIAVDGLVQNGGAMIADGELKFLENGGFLVDHPGGASDGVAHKNPLAKLQASAGNGPTITSNGGDVYFNDTLSYQQHYNKGKQQQQQQQAYELVVPEVLHINIVKSDNGFGFTITDSSYGQRVKKILDRQCCKNLQEGDVLLSINSIPVKDMSHNEVVQVLKDCPKNIETTLKVQRGPGALMASGGAGAGPISTASLPASSKLTNKLRKSIEMAKFGGNGGLLKKDGPGNLFRSKTPTADLYSTQTKEVLPTRPKTPLVDTRARAKTPSLPLAELNAEEIELDGAGGGKSVTDSKLELNMKSNSSSHDNDSIANDIGLYHHHHHHLPHHHHLLHGEDQFGQVHHPGLMKHSNLADRLGELTIGGSSNNSTSDMAIYHHHNNHGQGVGGAAGHPYQTPGGFHPPNSMGGPPGGGGGYNQLYSPPLVPPPPVPPLGQATYHHDNCFCYDCQDYRQQQQQQQHHLQQQQHLMNRQFSSQQMHPMNASPHGTYSLPPQMSDNIGKRLNDYLMDRKRSMQQPGNPSGPPIGGAVPQYDNLYLPHHLPQQGGGGVPMHHPMQQSPNGGNGMALYDTQQQQQQFYGNPGGPMHGPPGNNGWKMGQQQQQHSPSQHQLPPHHGIYGGPAGSSNNGYGGHGLDEYTLTEVTLERQALGFGFRIVGGTEEGSQVTVGHIVPGGAADKDTRIATGDEILNINGVNVENASHHRVVQLMGEAGLRGQVTMILRRRQLSKPMAPPPPPLPPNPRYPYNVLVTRKENEGFGFVIISSSGQFLGSSIGDLIPGSPAERCGELKIGDRIIAVNSIDITGMSHSDVVNLIKESGLQVKLTIDSPRDGIMHPAIGSLIQPSVPTSLPNGGGMNGGGGGAAGGGGPMLSSNTDLYVSSNSTTASGSNGPTINRYPAIIS, from the exons ATGAGTCAATCGGCGGGtggcaccagcaacaacagcagcagcaacagcatggGTGTGAAATCGGACTCCTCCGCCGGCCCTGCGGAGCATGCCCTGTCAGGGGGCGTTGGTAACGATAACCATGGTAACAGTGCTGCGGGAAATGTCAATTCCCTCGAGAGACGCCAGAGCAACAACAATGGGGGAGGGCCACCGAACGGCGGGTTGCcgccactgccaccaccagcaaacgGTGGCACGGGAAATAACGGCAGCAACAGTATGCCACCGCCCCATCCATCacagcaccaacaccaccagcacaacaatcatcatcaccatcatcatcttcagatgcagcagcagcagcaaagtaATGATGGCAGCATTTCGATAGCCACCGGGGACAGCGAAACGGGTAGCTTCTATGACCAAAAAACGGACCTCTCgtcccatcaccatcatcatcatttggaCGATGAGGACGGGCTGGGACCGCTGCCGCCAAAGTGGGAGAAGGCTTTCACGGACAGTGGCGAGGTGTACTTTATCGA CCACAACACCGGCACGTCGCACTGGTTGGATCCGCGGCTGTCGAAGTTTCAGAAAAAATCGCTCGAAGACTGCCAGGACGACGAGCTGCCGTACGGGTGGGAGAAGATCTGCGATCCCCATTACGGCACGTACTACATCGATCACGTCAACCGCAAGACGCAGTACGAAAATCCGGTACTGCAGGCGAAGCGTATGCAGGAACGCGGGGGAGCCGGAGGCGGAGGAAGCTCCTCCACCATGCTGCACCACGATGGTGGTAACGGCGGAGGGCCGGGCGGTAGCGGCCCGCACGATACCGGCGGTAGCGGACAGCTGGGAGCAAACGGTGCTGGCAGCGCGGGCGGTGGCCCGGGCCGCGTGAATCATTTCACCAAGAACCCGGGGCAGCTGCGTGGGGAGCGATTGATGACGACGCTGGTGAAATCGATCCGCGGTCTCGGCTTTACGATCGTCGGCGGTGACGACAATGTGGAGGAGTTCCTGCAGATCAAGTCGATCGTGCCGAACGGGCCGGCCTGGATGGACGGGCAGCTCAAGATGGGGGACGTGCTGGTGTACGTGAACGACATCTGCGTGCTGGGCTTCACGCACCACGAGATGGTGAACATCTTCCAGTCGATACTGCCGGGCGAGGAGGTGCATCTGGACGTGTGCCGCGGCTACCCGCTGCCGTTCGATCCGAACGACCCGAACACGGAGGTCGTGACGACGATCGCGGTAGACGGGTTGGTGCAGAACGGGGGCGCGATGATAGCCGACGGTGAGCTGAAGTTTCTGGAAAACGGTGGCTTCCTGGTGGACCATCCCGGTGGTGCATCCGATGGGGTGGCGCATAAGAATCCGCTCGCCAAGCTGCAAGCGTCGGCTGGTAACGGGCCCACGATCACCTCGAACGGTGGGGACGTTTACTTCAACGATACGCTTTCGTATCAGCAGCACTACAACAagggcaaacagcagcagcagcagcagcaagcgtaCGAGCTGGTTGTGCCGGAGGTGCTGCACATCAACATCGTGAAGAGCGACAACGGGTTCGGCTTCACCATCACGGACAGCTCGTACGGACAGCGGGTGAAGAAGATTCTCGACCGGCAGTGCTGCAAAAACCTTCAGGAAGGCGACGTGCTGCTCAGCATCAACTCGATCCCGGTGAAGGACATGAGCCACAACGAGGTGGTGCAGGTGCTGAAGGACTGCCCGAAGAACATCGAAACCACGCTGAAGGTGCAGCGAGGCCCGGGTGCGCTGATGGCGTCCGGTGGTGCTGGCGCTGGTCCCATTTCCACCGCTTCGCTCCCCGCCAGCAGCAAGCTCACGAACAAGCTGCGCAAAAGCATCGAAATGGCCAAGTTCGGCGGCAACGGCGGGCTGCTGAAGAAGGACGGTCCGGGCAATCTGTTTCGCAGCAAAACGCCCACCGCCGATCTGTACAGCACGCAGACGAAGGAAGTGTTGCCGACGCGCCCAAAAACGCCGCTCGTCGATACGCGCGCCCGTGCGAAAACTCCCTCGCTACCGTTGGCGGAGCTGAACGCGGAAGAGATCGAGCTGGACGGGGCGGGCGGGGGCAAGAGCGTGACCGATTCGAAGCTGGAGCTGAACATGAAATCGAACAGCAGCTCGCACGATAACGATTCAATTGCGAACGATATCGGGctgtaccatcatcatcatcatcatctgccgcatcatcatcatttgctCCACGGGGAGGATCAGTTCGGGCAGGTTCATCATCCGGGTTTGATGAAGCACTCGAATCTGGCCGACCGGTTGGGTGAGCTAACGATCGGTGGGTCGAGCAACAATAGCACGAGCGATATGGCCATCTACCATCACCACAATAACCATGGACAGGGGGTTGGAGGCGCTGCTGGCCATCCGTACCAGACGCCGGGCGGTTTTCATCCGCCCAACAGCATGGGTGGACCACCGGGAGGAGGTGGCGGATACAATCAGCTCTACTCACCGCCCCTTGTTCCACCGCCACCGGTGCCACCGCTTGGTCAGGCAACGTATCATCATGACAATTGCTTCTGCTACGATTGCCAAGACtaccgacagcagcagcagcagcagcaacatcacctccagcaacaacagcatttGATGAATCGCCAGTTTTCCTCCCAGCAGATGCATCCGATGAACGCATCCCCGCACGGCACCTACAGCCTACCGCCCCAGATGAGTGACAACATTGGCAAGCGGTTGAACGATTACCTGATGGATCGGAAACGCTCCATGCAGCAACCGGGCAATCCGTCGGGACCGCCGATCGGGGGTGCGGTCCCTCAGTACGATAATCTGTACCTTCCGCATCACCTTCCGCAGCAAGGCGGTGGAGGCGTTCCAATGCACCATCCGATGCAGCAATCGCCCAATGGAGGCAATGGAATGGCTCTGTATGatacccagcagcagcaacagcaatttTATGGGAATCCAGGTGGCCCGATGCACGGCCCGCCCGGCAATAATGGGTGGAAAatgggacagcagcagcagcagcattcacCTTCGCAGCATCAGCTGCCTCCACACCACGGCATCTACGGTGGTCcggccggcagcagcaacaacgggTACGGTGGCCACGGGCTCGACGAGTACACGCTGACGGAGGTGACGCTTGAGCGGCAAGCGCTCGGGTTCGGGTTTCGCATCGTCGGCGGCACCGAGGAAGGCTCGCAGGTGACGGTCGGGCACATTGTGCCGGGCGGAGCAGCCGACAAGGACACGCGCATCGCTACCGGGGATGAGATACTGAACATCAACGGTGTGAATGTG GAAAATGCTTCCCATCATCGTGTGGTGCAGCTGATGGGCGAAGCCGGTCTGCGAGGCCAGGTGACGATGATACTGCGAAGACGGCAACTGTCGAAACCGATggccccaccaccaccgcccctTCCGCCAAACCCTCGCTACCCGTACAATGTGCTCGTGACGAGGAAGGAAAACGAAGGCTTCGGGTTCGTGATAATCTCCTCCTCGGGTCAGTTCCTGGGGTCGTCGATTGGCGATCTGATCCCTGGCAGTCCGGCCGAACGGTGCGGTGAGCTGAAGATTGGCGACCGGATCATTGCCGTCAACTCTATCGACATTACCGGCATGAGCCACAGTGACGTGGTGAACCTGATCAAGGAGTCGGGCCTGCAGGTGAAGCTGACGATCGATAGCCCGCGGGACGGTATCATGCATCCGGCGATCGGGTCGCTCATACAGCCGAGCGTTCCCACCTCCCTGCCGAACGGCGGGGGGATGAATGGAGGCGGCGGTGGCGCGGCCGGTGGCGGTGGGCCCATGCTTAGCTCCAACACGGACCTGTAcgtgagcagcaacagcaccacggCGAGCGGTAGCAATGGACCAACGATTAACCGGTATCCGGCGATCATTTCCTGA
- the LOC1278913 gene encoding protein mago nashi — protein sequence MSSTEDFYLRYYVGHKGKFGHEFLEFEFRPDGKLRYANNSNYKNDTMIRKEAYVHQAVMEELKRIILDSEIMAEDDSLWPPPDRVGRQELEIVIGDEHISFTTSKTGSLVDVNQSKDPEGLRGFYYLVQDLKCLVFSLIGLHFKIKPI from the exons ATGTCGAGCACGGAAGATTTCTACCTGCGCTACTATGTGGGCCACAAGGGCAAGTTCGGGCACGAGTTTCTGGAGTTCGAGTTCCGGCCGGACGGGAAGTTGCGGTACGCCAACAACTCCAACTACAAAAACGACACCATGATCCGGAAGGAGGCGTACGTGCACCAGGCGGTGATGGAAGAGCTGAAGCGCATCATACTCGACTCGGAAATTATGGCGGAAGACGATTCGCTGTGGCCACCGCCGGATCGCGTCGGGCGGCAG GAGTTGGAAATCGTGATAGGCGACGAGCACATTTCGTTCACCACGTCCAAGACGGGCTCGCTGGTGGACGTCAACCAGTCCAAAGATCCGGAAGGCCTGCGTGGCTTCTACTACCTCGTGCAGGATCTAAAGTGTTTGGTGTTTTCGCtcatcggactgcacttcaaAATCAAACCCATCTAA
- the LOC1278912 gene encoding WASH complex subunit 1, producing the protein MHTYSVPIVKHDIRHEETILDAINAFEYLNQVVEDVFGKINARIERNRARLEAIDGRVEQVSASVRKLHETKQAIIIYSPSRYPAADVDPTIEPTFTPTNGIAPSECHFRLRDKPYLPSHSLQEKIQFYHVKSPRESERIFPFESAPARSGSGSLQGRGLGPFLDTLLLFSEPAYVQQYRGQDWKRPVRKSSSHAVGGIREEKVLSSSSPIIRSRMKKKSQDIFYTPSLNDAPKLDVPIDLPDLPGIVSNINYVGNSTLIAPSLQLAGIIEQLPSLEDLTSAIDVADHHSKEKKVGESVPMPVPPIARSAPESVPAVASTAALPPPPPPPPPPPPPPPPPPVVETATAPATSKPEAPKQKEPLPAPAGNAHFNLMEAIRRAGGAEKANLRHSDRREGGGGRDGAASSGEPKSLIDDLHNKLQMRRKGISGTREPQEPQGNVIDRLSALIPPPAPKLAADASASESNEEDWE; encoded by the exons ATGCATACTTACAGTGTACCGATCGTGAAGCACGACATACGCCACGAAGAGACGATCCTCGATGCAATCAACGCTTTCGAGTATCTCAACCAG GTGGTGGAAGATGTGTTTGGCAAGATCAACGCGCGGATCGAGCGCAACCGGGCCCGGCTGGAAGCGATCGATGGCCGGGTGGAGCAGGTCAGCGCGAGCGTGCGCAAACTGCACGAAACCAAGCAAGCGATCATCATTTACTCCCCCAGCCGTTACCCGGCGGCCGACGTGGATCCAACGATCGAACCGACCTTCACGCCCACCAACGGTATCGCGCCGTCCGAATGTCACTTCCGGCTGCGCGACAAACCCTACCTGCCGTCCCACTCGCTGCAGGAAAAGATTCAATTCTATCACGTGAAGTCACCGCGCGAAAGCGAGCGTATCTTTCCTTTCGAATCTGCCCCGGCCCGGAGCGGGTCGGGCAGTTTGCAGGGTCGCGGGTTGGGCCCATTCCTGGACACGTTGCTTCTGTTCAGCGAACCGGCGTATGTGCAGCAGTACCGGGGACAGGATTGGAAGCGCCCGGTGCGCAAAAGCTCGTCCCACGCGGTGGGTGGCATTAGGGAGGAAAAGGTGCTTTCCTCCTCGTCGCCGATCATACGCAGCcggatgaagaagaagagtcAGGACATATTCTACACGCCTTCGCTGAACGACGCTCCGAAGCTGGACGTGCCGATCGATCTGCCCGATCTGCCCGGCATTGTGAGCAACATCAATTACGTGGGCAACAGTACGCTGATTGCGCCCTCGCTGCAACTGGCCGGCATCATCGAACAATTGCCCTCGCTGGAGGATCTCACCAGTGCCATCGATGTGGCGGACCATCATTCCAAAGAGAAGAAGGTGGGCGAGAGTGTACCCATGCCGGTACCACCGATAGCTCGCAGTGCGCCGGAAAGTGTTCCAGCAGTGGCCTCTACCGCAGCTTtgccacctccaccacctcctccgCCTCCGCCTccacccccaccaccaccaccaccggttgTTGAGACAGCGACAGCACCAGCGACCAGCAAACCGGAAGCACCCAAGCAAAAGGAACCACTGCCAGCGCCGGCCGGCAACGCTCATTTCAACCTGATGGAAGCGATCCGACGTGCCGGTGGGGCGGAGAAAGCGAACCTTCGCCACAGCGACCGGCGGGAAGGGGGTGGTGGTCGCGATGGTGCTGCATCGTCCGGCGAACCAAAAAGCCTGATCGACGACCTACACAACAAGCTGCAGATGCGCCGGAAGGGCATCTCGGGCACGCGGGAACCACAGGAACCGCAGGGCAACGTGATCGACCGGCTGTCCGCGCTGATACCGCCGCCAGCGCCGAAACTCGCCGCGGACGCGTCGGCCAGCGAAAGCAACGAGGAAGACTGGGAGTAA
- the LOC3291155 gene encoding protein lines, with translation MVLQNEGRTVKHSGPVPGHGGNGDSSDPGDSTMDSDLAGPTETSSGTATNSGGGAEGEGHITSNGGGSSERMSHEQPVIKRQRIEHDRAHSRGASNVGGGLHGQSSPGSGRSNGLATANTTPASSSGNSSNSSSACSSSTSLSSSPSCSSTKLVPSSLDHSSDDEHALASTHSSTELVGPNGPTHHPETPATAPVDYHAVFQEAIGRQCLCTIDSGALLMSFQAHRASHTAGVGPEPAAPLAEWPFEHLLKFLSNVQLLFDTYLKQNIKGNICAGVMELCNYLIRSEDHPHLAHPHLRLYRTSSPAFAAAFPALDIDELIGLCSCSSKYVSYLAGRILSSFLIIVKDDPDDDRWLEKIVANLFDFGQLDLHAVRKISASLEVIKRIVEWKDETEHPLEEEAAGGGGDVAAGGATAGEWASPPGAAGGSGGPAASSAGPMFGAPSLADNYFATHYASSQYDGAAAAASIFHPPGGESSGGSSSTGSASTSIIPPASKANEPPAAASSHGTHSTTNHHLHHHHHHHRTCRYITLTDSESFDTTRIKFETINILGGKWSALVKHISSLTRAQANSSNPAVMVATETCILTFLRLWESIISVKANLSVVETQPFHSQLDNFQLLLLVTKNAVIYRQMLTLFNEALCYGSTLALQDLIPEEVGSLAHNIVRSVKDYRILDKMPKSSYSNHLGFLGYQGEMVRYQDRRLARLHDGGTAGVGSASVAAPETCYDRTLLQKMALLVLKAVAVIVKEIRCDSSDSSVDSSDFDMQEIQMIERSIRDVVKKLETFLKAQLEFHPESHFSKVLIHLFDDQDDYLVEAMVCTLDVTSGISFRNNAFPELIAMLNPVYTFIEFSNLGPNITHLFLDLLISPETCFLLFLLRFLKYIRQNWAMFTQSCYNYYRHNSYSNAATLLQHRLRAASGSVGGGGGSSGSNVGAPVGDHSGAVAGAAGSNANVILDSVMTVLISLRLQISRLVADTLFPYNITPILRLIENCESLYEGNELS, from the coding sequence ATGGTACTGCAGAACGAGGGGCGCACGGTAAAGCACTCGGGTCCGGTACCCGGGCACGGCGGTAATGGTGACAGCAGCGATCCTGGCGACAGCACTATGGACAGCGACCTAGCCGGCCCCACCGAGACGTCGTCGGGCACAGCTACGAACAGTGGGGGAGGAGCGGAAGGCGAAGGACACATTACCTCCAATGGAGGTGGCAGCAGCGAGCGCATGTCCCACGAGCAGCCGGTGATCAAGCGGCAACGGATAGAGCACGATCGGGCCCACAGTAGAGGGGCGAGCAATGTGGGAGGCGGTCTGCATGGTCAGAGCAGTCCCGGCAGTGGTAGAAGCAACGGGTTGGCAACCGCAAACACAACACCAGCAAGCTCCAGTGGGAATTCTTCCAACTCTTCGTCGGCCTGTTCATCGTCCACCTCCCTTTCATCCTCACCTTCCTGCTCGTCGACGAAGCTGGTCCCTTCCTCCCTGGACCATTCGTCGGACGATGAGCACGCGCTTGCCTCGACACACTCCAGCACGGAGCTGGTCGGTCCGAACGGTCCCACCCACCATCCGGAAACGCCCGCCACCGCGCCCGTCGACTATCACGCCGTGTTTCAGGAAGCGATCGGTCGACAATGTCTCTGTACGATCGATTCCGGTGCGCTGCTAATGTCGTTTCAGGCGCATCGCGCCAGCCACACGGCAGGTGTTGGGCCGGAACCGGCTGCCCCACTCGCCGAGTGGCCGTTTGAGCATCTGCTCAAGTTTCTCTCGAACGTGCAGCTGCTGTTTGACACCTACCTGAAGCAAAACATCAAGGGCAACATCTGCGCGGGCGTGATGGAGCTCTGCAACTATCTGATCCGCAGCGAGGACCACCCCCATCTGGCGCACCCGCATCTGCGGCTGTACCGCACGAGCAGTCCGGCGTTTGCGGCCGCCTTTCCGGCGCTCGACATCGACGAGCTGATCGGGctttgcagctgcagcagcaagtaCGTGAGCTACCTGGCCGGTCGAATACTGTCCTCGTTTCTGATCATCGTCAAGGACGACCCTGACGACGACCGGTGGCTGGAAAAGATCGTGGCGAACCTGTTCGACTTTGGGCAGCTGGATCTGCACGCGGTGCGCAAGATTAGCGCGAGCCTGGAAGTGATCAAGCGCATCGTCGAGTGGAAGGACGAAACCGAGCATCCGCTCGAGGAGGAAgcggccggtggtggtggtgatgttgcTGCGGGTGGAGCAACTGCTGGCGAATGGGCCTCTCCCCCTGGTGCCGCTGGTGGATCGGGTGGACCTGCGGCTAGCAGTGCGGGACCAATGTTCGGTGCACCCTCACTGGCGGACAATTACTTCGCAACGCACTACGCATCGTCGCAGTACGATGgtgcggcggcagcggccagCATTTTCCATCCACCAGGCGGCGAGTCGTCGGGCGGTTCGTCCTCGACCGGCTCCGCATCCACTTCGATCATCCCGCCCGCGTCCAAAGCGAACGAAccgccggcagcagcatctAGTCACGGTACGCACAGTACTACGAATCATCAccttcaccatcaccaccaccatcaccgcaCCTGCCGCTACATCACACTGACCGACTCGGAAAGCTTCGACACGACGCGCATCAAGTTCGAGACGATCAACATCCTCGGCGGCAAATGGTCCGCCCTGGTGAAGCACATCAGCTCGCTCACCCGGGCGCAGGCGAACAGCTCCAACCCGGCCGTCATGGTTGCGACCGAAACCTGCATCCTTACCTTTCTGCGCCTGTGGGAAAGTATTATCAGCGTGAAGGCGAACCTGTCGGTGGTGGAGACGCAACCGTTTCACTCGCAGCTCGACAActtccagctgctgctgctcgttacCAAGAATGCGGTAATCTATCGCCAGATGCTGACGCTGTTCAACGAGGCACTGTGCTACGGCAGCACGCTCGCGCTGCAGGACCTCATCCCGGAGGAGGTGGGCAGCTTGGCGCACAACATCGTGCGCTCGGTCAAGGACTACCGGATACTGGACAAGATGCCGAAATCGTCGTACAGCAATCATCTCGGTTTTCTCGGGTATCAGGGCGAGATGGTGCGGTATCAGGACCGGCGGTTAGCCCGGCTGCACGATGGTGGGACGGCCGGTGTCGGCAGTGCGTCGGTGGCAGCGCCCGAAACGTGCTACGATCGGACGCTGCTGCAGAAGATGGCCCTGCTGGTGCTGAAGGCGGTGGCGGTGATCGTGAAGGAGATACGGTGCGACTCGAGCGACTCGAGCGTGGACAGCAGCGACTTTGACATGCAGGAGATACAGATGATCGAGCGCAGCATCCGCGATGTGGTGAAGAAGCTGGAAACGTTCCTGAAGGCGCAGCTCGAGTTCCACCCGGAGAGCCACTTCAGCAAGGTGCTGATCCACCTGTTCGACGACCAGGACGACTATCTGGTGGAGGCGATGGTGTGCACGCTGGACGTGACATCGGGCATCTCCTTCCGGAACAACGCGTTCCCGGAGCTGATCGCGATGCTCAACCCGGTGTACACGTTCATCGAGTTCAGCAATCTGGGGCCGAACATAACGCACCTCTTTCTCGACCTGCTGATCAGCCCGGAAACGTGCTTTTTGCTGTTTCTGCTGCGCTTCCTCAAGTACATACGGCAAAACTGGGCCATGTTTACGCAGAGCTGCTACAACTACTACCGGCACAACAGTTACAGTAATGCGGCCACGCTGCTGCAGCATCGGTTACGTGCTGCTAGTGGGagcgtcggtggtggtggtggcagcagtggcagcaatGTAGGAGCACCGGTCGGTGATCATAGTGGCGCGGTGGCGGGTGCTGCTGGCTCGAACGCGAACGTCATACTGGACAGTGTGATGACCGTGTTGATCAGCCTGCGGCTACAGATCAGCCGGCTGGTGGCGGACACGCTGTTCCCGTACAATATTACTCCCATTTTGAGATTGATAGAAAACTGCGAAAGTCTGTACGAGGGCAACGAGCTGAGTTGA
- the LOC133393646 gene encoding zinc metalloproteinase nas-15-like, producing MALRRVTCLALLCVLIAPFATPHPLGRAAPSDQPADQTGDNFEGDILLSDEQQKEMRKRTGMYLPTFIWPDRTVPYEIVSTDFTLEQTTAITTAMRTIEQHTCVRFVPATATTADYVRIAGGSSGCSSFVGRIRGAQALRLQPSSVGTGCFTQGTIVHELIHALGFYHMQSATERDLYVDILWQNIVPGREGNFQSYGTDRIINYGVGYDYGSVMHYNTHAFSANGLPTVVPKVANVAIGQRVAMSSGDIQRIRNMYGC from the exons ATGGCTCTTCGACGTGTCACGTGTTTGGCGCTGCTTTGCGTACTAATTGCCCCGTTCGCTACGCCACATCCGCTCGGGCGTGCTGCACCATCGGACCAACCGGCCGACCAGACGGGTGACAATTTCGAGGGTGACATACTGCTGTCGGACGAGCAGCAGAAAGAGATGCGGAAGCGTACTGGCATGTACCTTCCCACGTTTATCTGGCCCGACCGAACCGTACCGTACGAAATAGTGTCCACCGATTTCA CACTCGAACAGACGACCGCCATCACGACGGCAATGCGTACTATcgaacagcacacctgcgtacGGTTCGTCCCAGCAACTGCCACGACTGCGGATTATGTGCGCATTGCGGGTGGCAGCTCTGGCTGTTCATCGTTTGTCGGACGTATTCGCGGTGCGCAGGCACTGCGCCTACAACCGAGCAGCGTGGGGACGGGATGCTTCACGCAAGGTACGATTGTGCACGAGCTAATTCACGCACTCGGCTTCTACCACATGCAGAGCGCGACCGAACGCGACCTGTACGTGGACATCCTCTGGCAGAACATTGTACCGGGCCGCGAGGGTAACTTCCAGTCGTACGGTACGGATCGCATTATCAATTACGGTGTCGGGTATGACTATGGTAGCGTGATGCACTACAATACGCACGCGTTCAGTGCGAACGGGCTGCCGACGGTCGTACCGAAGGTGGCAAACGTGGCGATCGGGCAGCGGGTCGCGATGAGTTCGGGCGATATACAGCGGATTAGAAATATGTACGGGTGCTGA
- the LOC133393644 gene encoding microfibril-associated glycoprotein 4-like — protein sequence MCVSKAMVYFLLVTLASTKVRSFEQNDTDSSQVSCETFASKLIEMESAMKKAQESSNQQLLRQKSLSEELLVAIRLLSQAISKNLTALQTQSDRAEELANAKHDQIRQEIETLASKEDLAWFRTNSGLYLQSIAARSCKQVQSERPGKYFIQPAADSEPFLGYCAQTAFGGGWLVIQHRYDGSVDFRRNWTEYRDGFGNIGGEFWLGLEHLHRMTSARPHELLVELEYFSGKYAYARYSKFVIDSETDHYAIGELRLPSGTAAEAVRLRQGTKFSTIDRDHDGSADYNCASDVQAAWWYRECYDSNINGVYRVDRDESGLYYTRMLIRET from the coding sequence ATGTGTGTTTCCAAAGCTATGGTGTACTTTCTGCTGGTAACATTAGCTTCAACAAAAGTACGCAGTTTTGAGCAAAATGATACAGATTCTTCCCAGGTCAGTTGCGAAACGTTTGCATCCAAGCTGATCGAGATGGAATCTGCGATGAAGAAGGCTCAAGAGTCCAGCAACCAACAGCTATTGCGTCAAAAGAGCTTGTCGGAAGAGCTATTAGTCGCCATCAGGCTCTTGAGTCAGGCAATTAGTAAAAATCTCACCGCCCTGCAAACACAATCGGATAGAGCTGAGGAGCTGGCTAACGCCAAGCACGACCAGATCCGGCAGGAGATTGAAACACTTGCATCAAAAGAAGATCTCGCTTGGTTCAGGACTAATTCCGGGTTATATCTTCAAAGTATCGCCGCTCGATCGTGCAAGCAGGTGCAATCGGAGCGACCGGGCAAGTACTTCATACAGCCAGCCGCGGATTCCGAACCATTCCTGGGATACTGTGCACAGACTGCGTTCGGAGGAGGTTGGCTAGTGATTCAGCATCGCTACGATGGATCGGTGGACTTTCGTCGCAACTGGACCGAGTATCGGGACGGGTTTGGAAACATCGGGGGAGAGTTCTGGCTCGGGCTGGAGCATCTACATCGGATGACATCGGCCCGACCACACGAGCTGTTGGTGGAGCTAGAATATTTCTCAGGAAAATATGCGTACGCCCGGTATAGTAAGTTCGTGATCGACAGCGAAACGGACCATTATGCCATAGGAGAACTGCGTTTGCCTTCGGGCACGGCCGCAGAGGCAGTGCGTTTGCGTCAGGGCACGAAGTTTTCTACGATTGATCGAGACCATGATGGCAGTGCAGATTATAACTGTGCCTCTGACGTCCAGGCAGCATGGTGGTACCGTGAATGTTACGATTCTAATATTAACGGAGTTTATAGGGTGGATCGGGATGAAAGTGG